ATAACGCTCGCTGTTGACGCGATTGGTGGTTTGGCCAGGAATCTGGCCCTTGCCCACATCACTGCTGACGCGGCTGGTGATCACCGGCATCACGTCGTTGGCGGCATCGTCACGAATCGCCCGGGCGGCCCGCAGGCGGGCAAATGCCACCCGCAGGTCGCGGTTGCCCTGCAGCGATTGAGTCACCAACTGGTTAAGGGTCGGGTCTTCGAATTGCTGCCACCAGATGCCTTCGAACTTCGCGTGGTCGTACTGCTTGGCATCGGCGGCGGCCGTTACGTTGGCCGCCTCCAGTGGCTGGGTTTTATAGTCCGGGCCCACGGCACAGGCGCTCAGGGCCAGTACCAGTAAGCTCGGCAAAAATACTTTCACGCTCATTGCTGTGTCTCCAGCTTCAAGGCCTTGGCCGCTTTACGGGCCTCACCGCGCTCGACAAACCGGCGGATCAGTACATAGAACACTGGCGTCAACAGCAGACCGAAGAAGGTCACGCCGATCATCCCGGAGAACACCGCCACGCCCATCGCATGACGCATCTCGGCACCGGCACCGCTGGACAACACCAGCGGCACTACACCCATGATGAAGGCGAACGAGGTCATCAGGATCGGCCGCAGACGCAGACGGCAGGCTTCCAGTACCGCAGCCAGTGGGTCGAGGCCTTCCTGCTGTTTGTCCTTGGCAAACTCGACGATCAGAATCGCGTTCTTACACGCAAGCCCCACCAGTACGATCAAGCCGATCTGGGTAAAGATGTTGTTGTCGCCGCCGGAGATAATCACCCCGGTGATGGCCGACAGCAGGGTCATCGGTACGATCAGGATCACCGCCAGTGGCAGGCTCCAGCTTTCGTATTGGGCGGCCAGTACCAGGAACGCCAGCAGTACGCAGAGCGGGAACACAAACAGTGCGGTGTTGCCCGAGAGGATTTGCTGATAGGTCAGGTCAGTCCACTCATAGGTCATGCCGTTGGGTAACTCGTCTTTCAACAGTTTCTCGATCGCAACCTGGGCCTGGCCGGAGCTGTAGCCTGGTGCGGCGTTGCCGTTGATCTCGGCCGTGATGAAGCCGTTGTAGTGCATCACGCGGTCCGGGCCCGAGGTGTCGCTGACCTTGATGAAGGTCGCCAGCGGGATCATCTCGCCTTTGTTGTTGCGCACTTTCAATTGGCCGATCTGGTCTTCATCCTGGCGGAACTGCTGTTCAGCCTGCACGTTGACCTGATAAGTACGGCCGAAGCGGTTGAAGTCGTTGGCATACAACGAGCCCAGGTAGATCTGCAGGGTGTCGAAGATGTCACTGATCGCCACGCCATGGGTCTTGGCCTTTTCGCGGTCGATGGCAGCATCGACCTGGGGCACGTTGACCGTGTAGCTGGTGAACAGGCCGAACAACTCAGGCACACCACGGCTTTTGGTGATGATGTTCTGCACTTCCTTGTAAAGCTCGTCGTACCCCAGGTTGCCACGGTCTTCGACCTGCAGGCGGAACCCGCCGATCGTACCCAGGCCCTGTACCGGCGGCGGTGGGAAGATCGCCATGTAGGCGTCCTGGATGCTGGCGTACTTGCCATTCAGTGCACCAGCAATCGCACCGGCAGACAGGCTCGGGTCTTTACGCTCATCGAACGGCTTCAAGGTCACGAACACGATGCCGTTGTTCGGGCTGTTGGTAAAACCGTTGATCGACAAGCCAGGGAACGCGATAGCGCTTTCCACGCCAGGCTGTTTCATGGCGATGTCCGACATGCGCTTGATCACATCTTCGGTGCGGTCCAGGCTCGCGGCGTCCGGCAATTGCGCGAAGGCCACCAGGTATTGCTTGTCCTGGGCGGGTACGAAACCGGTCGGCGTGTGGGCAAAGCCCAGCCAGGTCAGGACCATCAGGCCGGCGTACAGGAACAGCGCGATGCCACTGCCGCGAATTACCCGGCGCACAGTGCCGACGTAACCATGGCTGGCCTTGTCGAAGAAGCGGTTGAACGGTTTGAACAACCAGCCACCCAGCACCTTGTCGAGGAACCTCGAGAAGCCGTCTTTCGGTGCGTTGTGACCTTTAAGCAATACCGCTGCGAGGGCAGGGGACAAGGTCAGCGAGTTGAACGCCGAAATCACCGTCGAAATCGCAATGGTCAAGGCAAATTGCTTATAGAACTGCCCGGTCAAGCCGCTGATAAACGCCGCTGGAATGAACACCGCACACAGTACCAACGCGGTAGCGATGATCGGGCCGGTCACTTCGCTCATGGCCTTTTCAGTCGCCGGGAACGGTTCGAGTCCCAATTCAATGTTCCGCTCGACGTTCTCCACCACCACGATGGCGTCGTCCACCACGATACCGATGGCGAGTACCAGGCCGAACAGCGACAGCGCGTTGAGCGAGAAGCCAAACAGGTGCATGACCGCAAACGTACCGATCAGCGATACCGGCACCGCCACCAACGGAATGATCGAGGCGCGCCAGGTTTGCAGGAACAGGATTACCACCAGCACGACCAGGATCAGTGCTTCGAACAGGGTGTGAACCACCGCCTCGATGGAGCCGCGCACGAACACTGTAGGGTCATAGGCGATACGGTAATCCATGCCCTCCGGGAAGCTTTGTTTGAGCTCCGCCATCTTGGCGCGCACTTCATTGGAGATGTCGATTGCGTTGGAGCCTGGACGCTGAAAGATCGGTATCGCCACGGCCGGCTGGTTATCGATCAAGGAGCGCAGGGCGTACTGGCTGGAACCCAGCTCAACCCGCGCGATGTCCTTCAGGCGCGTGATTTCGCCGTTGTCGCCGGCACGGATCACGATATTTTCGAACTCTTCCTCAGTGACCAGACGGCCCTGGGTATTGACCGACAGTTGGAAGCTGGTGTCATTGGGCGCAGGCTGCGCGCCCAATGCACCGGCCGCCACCTGGCGGTTCTGTTCACGAATGGCCGTGACCACATCGGTGGCGGTCAGGTTGCGTGAGGCGGTCTTGTTCGGGTCCAGCCACACACGCAGGGAGTAGTCGCCCATGCCGAACAACTGCACATCGCCCACGCCGCCTAGCCGTGCCAACTCATCCTTGATATTGAGGATCGCGTAGTTGGACAGGTAGAGCATGTTGTAGCGCTGATCCGGGGAGGTGATGTGCACCACCATGGTCAGGTCGGGGGAGGCCTTGTCCACGGTAATACCGATGCGCGTCACTTCCTCAGGCAGCTTGGGCTGCGTGCGGGTTACACGGTTCTGCACCTGCACCTGCGCGTTGTCCAGGTCGGTGCCCAGGGCGAAGGTGATGGTCAGGGTCAGCTTGCCGTCGGCGGTCGACTGCGAGGACATGTACAGCATGTTCTCGACGCCGGTGATGGCCTGCTCCAGCGGAGCGGCTACGGTTTCACCGATGACTTTAGGGTTGGCGCCCGGGAAGTTGGCGCGAACCACTACGGTCGGCGGCACCACTTCCGGGTATTCGCTGATCGGCAACTGGAACAGCGAGATCGCACCCGCGATCAGGATCAACAGCGACAGCACCGCTGCGAAGATCGGCCGCGAAATGAAGAACTTGGAAAAATTCATCTTGAGTTGTATCCCTTAACCGCGTGGAGTCGCGACGCTGGCAAGTTTTGGCGCGGCTTTATCCGGCGCCACTTGCTCCAGGTTGCTGGCTTCAAGCGCTTGTCGTTGTTGTGCCAAGGCGGCGAGGGTTTCCTTGCTGGCCATCGGGATGGTTTCCGGGGCAACCGGCGATCCCGGGCGAACGCGCTGCAGGCCCTTGACGATGATCGTGTCGTCTTTGGTGAGGCCGCTGCGCACGATGCGCAAGCCTTCGATCTTCGGTCCCAGTTCCACGGCGCGATAGGCCGGCTTGTCACCGTCCATCACCAGCACGAACTTCTTGCCCAGGTCAGTGCCCACGGCTTCGTCATTGATCAACACGGCGGAGTAGGTGCCGCTGCCTACCAGCTTCAAGCGGGCATACAGGCCAGGGGTGTATTCGCCCTTGCTGTTGTCAAACACGGCGCGACCGCGAATGGTGCCGGTGGCCGGGTTGACCTGGTTGTCGACGAAGTTCATCTGGCCCAGGTGCGGGTTGCCGGTTTCATTGGACAGGCCCAGGTACACCGGGGTGGTAGCGCCACGGCGGCCCTGGCGCGCGAGTTCGGTGTACTTGAGGTACACGCGCTCATCGGCGTCGAAGTAGGCGTAGACCTTGTCGGTAGACACCACGCTGGTCAGCGCGGTGACATCGGCGGTCACCAGGTTGCCGGCGGTGATCTCGGCACGGCTGACACGGCCGCTGATGGGCGAAGTCACACGGGTGAAGCTCAGGTTCAGCTTGGCCAGGTCCAACTGCGCCTGGATGCCGGCCACGGTGGCGTGGGCTTCCTGGGCGGCGGTGGTGCGCGAGTCGGCCAGTTCGGCGGAGATCGCATTGCTCTGGCGCAAGCGTTCACCGCGCTGGGCTTCGTTATCGCTGCGGGTGGCGGCGGCTTTGGTTTGCGCGAGCTGGGCTTCGAGGCGGCGCACTTCAGCCTGGAACGGACGTGGGTCGATCTGGAACAGCAAGTCGCCTTTCTTGACCAGCGCGCCTTCGGTGAAAGCTACCTGGTCGATCTGGCCCGATACGCGCGGGCGGATCTGCACGGTTTCCGGCGCTTCGAGGCGGCCGGTGAACTCGTCCCACTCGTTGACCGGTTGTTCCAGCACCTTGGCCACGCTGACATGGCTGGGTGGCATGGCGGCCGCTTGTTCTGGTGTCTTGCCGCACGCGCTCATCACCAGCACGGCCAAAATGGCCAGGGGATAGCGCAAATGTTTGAGTGACTGTTCCATGAGGTGCATCCGCCAATGTATTTAAGATGGGCGGATCATGCTCGGCAGGGTGCTATCTCACGAATCGAATGAAACAAAGGTAACTATCATTCGGAATGATATAAGCGTACGGCAAGC
This genomic window from Pseudomonas sp. Bout1 contains:
- a CDS encoding efflux RND transporter permease subunit, yielding MNFSKFFISRPIFAAVLSLLILIAGAISLFQLPISEYPEVVPPTVVVRANFPGANPKVIGETVAAPLEQAITGVENMLYMSSQSTADGKLTLTITFALGTDLDNAQVQVQNRVTRTQPKLPEEVTRIGITVDKASPDLTMVVHITSPDQRYNMLYLSNYAILNIKDELARLGGVGDVQLFGMGDYSLRVWLDPNKTASRNLTATDVVTAIREQNRQVAAGALGAQPAPNDTSFQLSVNTQGRLVTEEEFENIVIRAGDNGEITRLKDIARVELGSSQYALRSLIDNQPAVAIPIFQRPGSNAIDISNEVRAKMAELKQSFPEGMDYRIAYDPTVFVRGSIEAVVHTLFEALILVVLVVILFLQTWRASIIPLVAVPVSLIGTFAVMHLFGFSLNALSLFGLVLAIGIVVDDAIVVVENVERNIELGLEPFPATEKAMSEVTGPIIATALVLCAVFIPAAFISGLTGQFYKQFALTIAISTVISAFNSLTLSPALAAVLLKGHNAPKDGFSRFLDKVLGGWLFKPFNRFFDKASHGYVGTVRRVIRGSGIALFLYAGLMVLTWLGFAHTPTGFVPAQDKQYLVAFAQLPDAASLDRTEDVIKRMSDIAMKQPGVESAIAFPGLSINGFTNSPNNGIVFVTLKPFDERKDPSLSAGAIAGALNGKYASIQDAYMAIFPPPPVQGLGTIGGFRLQVEDRGNLGYDELYKEVQNIITKSRGVPELFGLFTSYTVNVPQVDAAIDREKAKTHGVAISDIFDTLQIYLGSLYANDFNRFGRTYQVNVQAEQQFRQDEDQIGQLKVRNNKGEMIPLATFIKVSDTSGPDRVMHYNGFITAEINGNAAPGYSSGQAQVAIEKLLKDELPNGMTYEWTDLTYQQILSGNTALFVFPLCVLLAFLVLAAQYESWSLPLAVILIVPMTLLSAITGVIISGGDNNIFTQIGLIVLVGLACKNAILIVEFAKDKQQEGLDPLAAVLEACRLRLRPILMTSFAFIMGVVPLVLSSGAGAEMRHAMGVAVFSGMIGVTFFGLLLTPVFYVLIRRFVERGEARKAAKALKLETQQ
- the mexE gene encoding multidrug efflux RND transporter periplasmic adaptor subunit MexE translates to MEQSLKHLRYPLAILAVLVMSACGKTPEQAAAMPPSHVSVAKVLEQPVNEWDEFTGRLEAPETVQIRPRVSGQIDQVAFTEGALVKKGDLLFQIDPRPFQAEVRRLEAQLAQTKAAATRSDNEAQRGERLRQSNAISAELADSRTTAAQEAHATVAGIQAQLDLAKLNLSFTRVTSPISGRVSRAEITAGNLVTADVTALTSVVSTDKVYAYFDADERVYLKYTELARQGRRGATTPVYLGLSNETGNPHLGQMNFVDNQVNPATGTIRGRAVFDNSKGEYTPGLYARLKLVGSGTYSAVLINDEAVGTDLGKKFVLVMDGDKPAYRAVELGPKIEGLRIVRSGLTKDDTIIVKGLQRVRPGSPVAPETIPMASKETLAALAQQRQALEASNLEQVAPDKAAPKLASVATPRG